The following coding sequences lie in one Myxococcus xanthus genomic window:
- a CDS encoding heavy metal translocating P-type ATPase, protein MRAEVEFLSGIARGFKGRAHDVLDGHQRPVSVHVTDVAPGRLLIRGAAEDSKTLRQLLGWLESRPEVQVATCQRSTGLVKVHYQEASRFPGAFALRVRDFVFTLHQLPPKPFQVEVLHALPGRVRLRVRGLEDDDILKLSAWTATLPGVHKASASPAIHSLVVSFDPEMLNASQLMAALRTSDPSTWPAAPEPPRREWAATVFNSAVLAACVVNAAPMPVLAAGVALTSLPLAQRAFQSVAERRITVDLLDLVAVGVSLATGQVRTAALITSLLGIGDLLIERSADRARSAISRLMRLEVLYAWRLRVDGEVEQVRADRLKEGDLIVVHSGESVPADGTVVSGTAWVDEKALTGESEPRVREAGDRVLAASVVGEGSLRVRVVRAGVETTAAKILHILEGAGAKPMTLQAKVDSVANGVVLPTFGLAAATGLWTRQASRPISILITDFGTGVRIVVPASALVAMTLAARQGILIKGAQYLERLAQADTIVFDKTGTLTLGVPEVVDVIPARGWDAREVLSLSAAAELRQSHPVAEAVRRHAQTQGVEVPQPEAGLEEFVLGRGVCAQVNGRRVCVGSARWMQQQGVDVTDAGSALARSVPRDVATLWVTVDGALAGCISYVETLRPESAGVVQALKENGRRRIVLLSGDSPSRVAEVASRLGVDEAIAELLPEDKATQVRALRRQGRIVAMVGDGINDAPALALADVGISLRGATDVALETADVVLLRGSLDDLLLAFDAGRDTLARVHLGLGLVLVPNAVAMVLAALGWLPPVAAAVVNNGSTVVAGFAALAPLFRQARAAQREESTTH, encoded by the coding sequence ATGCGGGCGGAGGTGGAGTTCCTGAGTGGCATCGCGCGCGGCTTCAAGGGGCGCGCGCACGATGTCCTGGATGGGCATCAGCGGCCCGTGTCCGTCCACGTCACGGACGTGGCTCCGGGCCGGCTCCTCATCCGAGGCGCGGCGGAGGATTCCAAGACGCTGCGCCAGTTGCTTGGCTGGTTGGAGTCCCGCCCCGAGGTCCAGGTGGCCACGTGTCAGCGCAGCACGGGCCTGGTCAAGGTGCACTACCAGGAAGCCTCGCGCTTCCCCGGCGCGTTCGCGCTGCGGGTGCGGGACTTCGTCTTCACGTTGCACCAGCTTCCGCCGAAGCCGTTCCAGGTGGAGGTGCTGCACGCACTGCCCGGACGCGTGCGGCTGCGCGTCCGAGGGCTCGAGGACGACGACATCCTCAAGCTGTCGGCCTGGACCGCGACGCTGCCGGGGGTGCACAAGGCGAGCGCCTCGCCGGCCATCCATTCGCTGGTGGTGAGCTTCGACCCGGAGATGCTCAACGCGAGCCAGTTGATGGCGGCCCTGCGCACGAGCGATCCGTCCACCTGGCCCGCCGCGCCCGAGCCGCCCCGGCGGGAGTGGGCCGCCACCGTCTTCAACTCGGCGGTGCTCGCCGCGTGCGTCGTGAATGCGGCGCCCATGCCCGTGTTGGCCGCGGGCGTCGCGCTGACGAGCCTGCCGCTGGCACAGCGCGCCTTCCAGTCCGTCGCGGAGCGGCGCATCACCGTGGACCTGCTCGACCTGGTGGCGGTGGGGGTGTCCCTGGCCACGGGGCAGGTGCGGACGGCGGCGCTCATCACCTCCCTGCTGGGCATTGGCGACTTGCTGATTGAGCGCAGCGCGGACCGCGCCCGGTCCGCCATCTCCCGGTTGATGCGGCTGGAGGTGCTGTACGCCTGGCGGCTGCGGGTGGACGGAGAGGTGGAGCAGGTCCGGGCGGACCGGCTCAAGGAGGGTGACCTCATCGTCGTTCACTCGGGGGAGAGCGTGCCCGCCGACGGGACGGTGGTGTCCGGCACTGCGTGGGTGGATGAGAAGGCGCTCACGGGTGAATCGGAGCCCCGCGTCCGCGAGGCGGGGGACCGCGTGCTGGCCGCGTCCGTGGTGGGCGAGGGCAGCCTTCGGGTGCGGGTGGTGCGCGCGGGCGTGGAGACCACGGCGGCCAAGATCCTCCACATCCTCGAAGGAGCGGGCGCCAAGCCCATGACGCTGCAGGCGAAGGTGGACTCGGTGGCGAACGGCGTCGTGCTGCCGACCTTCGGGCTCGCCGCGGCGACAGGGCTGTGGACGCGCCAGGCGTCACGGCCCATCAGCATCCTCATCACGGATTTCGGAACGGGTGTCCGCATCGTCGTGCCGGCGAGCGCGCTGGTGGCGATGACGCTCGCGGCGCGCCAGGGCATCCTCATCAAGGGGGCGCAGTACCTGGAGCGGCTGGCCCAGGCGGACACCATCGTCTTCGACAAGACGGGCACGCTGACGTTGGGTGTCCCGGAAGTGGTGGACGTCATTCCCGCGCGGGGCTGGGACGCGCGCGAGGTGCTGTCGCTGAGCGCCGCTGCCGAGCTGCGTCAGTCTCATCCCGTGGCGGAGGCGGTGCGACGGCATGCCCAGACGCAAGGCGTGGAGGTGCCGCAGCCCGAGGCGGGACTGGAGGAGTTCGTCCTGGGGCGGGGCGTCTGCGCCCAGGTGAACGGGCGCCGCGTCTGCGTGGGCAGCGCGCGCTGGATGCAGCAGCAAGGTGTGGACGTGACGGACGCGGGCTCGGCGCTGGCCCGGTCCGTGCCGCGCGATGTCGCCACCCTGTGGGTCACCGTGGATGGCGCGCTGGCCGGGTGCATCAGCTACGTGGAGACGCTGCGACCGGAGAGCGCGGGCGTGGTGCAGGCCCTGAAGGAGAACGGGCGCCGGCGCATCGTGCTGCTGTCCGGGGACTCGCCGTCGCGGGTGGCGGAGGTCGCGAGCCGGTTGGGCGTGGACGAGGCCATCGCGGAGCTGCTTCCCGAGGACAAGGCCACGCAAGTGCGCGCGCTCCGGCGCCAGGGGCGCATCGTGGCCATGGTGGGGGATGGCATCAATGACGCCCCGGCGCTCGCGCTCGCCGACGTCGGTATCTCCTTGAGGGGTGCGACGGACGTGGCGCTGGAGACGGCGGACGTGGTGCTGCTGCGAGGCAGCCTCGATGACCTGCTGCTGGCGTTCGACGCGGGCCGCGACACCCTGGCCCGCGTGCACCTGGGGCTCGGGCTGGTGCTGGTGCCCAATGCCGTGGCCATGGTGCTCGCGGCGCTGGGATGGCTGCCGCCTGTCGCCGCCGCCGTGGTCAACAACGGCTCCACGGTGGTGGCTGGCTTCGCCGCGCTGGCGCCGCTGTTCCGTCAGGCGCGCGCCGCCCAGCGCGAGGAGTCCACCACCCACTGA
- a CDS encoding serpin family protein: protein MDIPRIQVVACCAATLLLAGCESTLCGSAPPTADASCLPPELEQAPGEYVASSAPRDAAPTTTDEELAAFVSGNTSLGVALYQRAIQEKQNVFFSPHSVTQALSTVYAGARGNTEAQMAQALRFSLSQARHHPTANALERALAKPPSHPPASGTPPAFHSLNSAWGQQGMTFHDDFLDTLARHYGAGMHLMDFENDAAGARAQINRWVEVNTKDRIQDLVNEESLPDATRLMLINAVYFKGAWSWPFSERGTRNAAFRALDGTSHQVPTMSGGMGQYMEGDGFEAVTLDYAGGTFRMVLIIPEWERFKEVESRLSPAFFNEVRARLENRRIDIRLPRFQIESELPLIPALQALGMEDPFTASADFSAISPTKLMIATVNHKAFVAVNELGTEAAAATAVGMVPVSQPEPIHVNRPFIFVIEHVATQNVLFLGRFVKP, encoded by the coding sequence ATGGACATCCCTCGCATTCAAGTCGTCGCCTGCTGCGCCGCTACCCTGCTCCTTGCTGGCTGTGAGAGCACCCTGTGCGGTTCGGCGCCCCCCACCGCGGACGCCAGCTGCCTTCCCCCTGAACTGGAGCAAGCGCCGGGCGAGTATGTCGCCTCGTCGGCCCCTCGGGACGCAGCGCCTACCACCACCGACGAAGAGCTGGCGGCCTTCGTCAGCGGCAACACCAGCCTGGGCGTGGCGCTCTATCAGCGCGCCATCCAGGAGAAGCAGAACGTCTTCTTCTCCCCCCACAGCGTCACGCAGGCCCTCTCCACGGTCTACGCCGGGGCTCGTGGGAACACCGAGGCGCAGATGGCCCAGGCCCTGCGCTTCTCCCTGTCCCAGGCAAGGCATCACCCCACGGCGAACGCGTTGGAGCGGGCACTGGCGAAGCCCCCGAGCCATCCACCGGCTTCGGGGACACCGCCGGCCTTCCATTCCCTGAACTCGGCATGGGGTCAGCAGGGCATGACCTTCCATGACGACTTCCTCGACACCCTGGCCCGGCATTACGGCGCCGGCATGCATCTGATGGACTTCGAGAACGATGCGGCCGGTGCGCGCGCGCAAATCAACCGCTGGGTCGAGGTGAACACGAAAGACCGCATCCAGGACCTGGTCAATGAAGAGTCCCTCCCGGATGCGACGCGCTTGATGCTCATCAACGCCGTCTATTTCAAGGGCGCGTGGTCGTGGCCGTTCAGCGAGCGCGGAACGCGGAACGCGGCCTTCCGGGCCCTGGATGGAACGAGCCACCAGGTCCCGACGATGAGCGGCGGCATGGGGCAGTACATGGAGGGGGATGGCTTCGAAGCCGTCACCCTGGACTATGCCGGAGGCACCTTCCGGATGGTGCTCATCATCCCGGAGTGGGAGCGCTTCAAGGAGGTGGAATCCCGGCTGTCTCCCGCGTTCTTCAACGAAGTCCGCGCACGGCTCGAGAACCGCCGGATCGATATCCGGCTGCCGCGCTTCCAGATTGAGTCCGAGCTCCCACTCATCCCTGCCTTGCAAGCGCTGGGCATGGAGGATCCGTTCACGGCGAGCGCTGACTTTTCGGCCATCTCCCCCACGAAGCTCATGATTGCGACCGTGAATCACAAGGCGTTCGTGGCCGTGAACGAGCTTGGGACGGAGGCCGCCGCCGCGACGGCCGTGGGTATGGTCCCCGTGTCACAGCCGGAGCCAATCCACGTCAATCGGCCGTTCATCTTCGTCATCGAACACGTGGCGACACAGAACGTGCTGTTCCTGGGGCGGTTCGTGAAGCCTTGA
- a CDS encoding glycoside hydrolase family protein, translating into MRHLEFIIAGLAALIVGCSGDAPEPGPEPDAGAQGPDAGAQVPDAGVIATKSAKRGIAFDLSTPEDLAAVAPGVSWWYNWSPTPHPGVPADFQTRYGMDFIPMLWNGNFDAARIESILRANPRIQYLLLLNEPNLTDQANMSPQAAAELWPRYERVAQNTGVKLVGPAMNWGTMQGYGDPVVWLDAFYSAYRAANGNRDPHIDYLGFHWYDYGLEYHLDRLTKYGKPFWVTEFANCHSQPDGAQIDSAAKQRVQMTEMVAVCERREDVFRYAWFTGRWTNDPCFASLLGAAGTLTELGEHYVSLPTGAP; encoded by the coding sequence GTGAGGCACCTTGAATTCATCATCGCGGGGCTCGCCGCGCTCATCGTCGGATGCAGCGGGGATGCACCGGAGCCAGGCCCGGAGCCGGATGCCGGCGCCCAGGGACCCGACGCCGGCGCGCAGGTGCCCGACGCCGGCGTCATCGCGACGAAGAGCGCGAAGCGGGGAATCGCCTTCGACCTCTCGACGCCCGAGGACCTGGCGGCCGTCGCTCCCGGCGTGAGCTGGTGGTACAACTGGAGCCCCACGCCGCATCCGGGCGTGCCCGCGGACTTCCAGACGCGCTACGGCATGGACTTCATTCCCATGCTCTGGAACGGGAACTTCGACGCGGCGCGGATTGAGTCCATCCTCCGGGCGAATCCGCGCATCCAGTACCTGCTGCTCCTCAACGAGCCCAACCTCACGGACCAGGCCAACATGTCGCCGCAGGCCGCGGCGGAGCTGTGGCCACGGTATGAGCGTGTCGCCCAGAACACCGGCGTGAAGCTGGTGGGGCCGGCGATGAACTGGGGCACCATGCAGGGCTATGGCGACCCCGTCGTCTGGCTGGACGCCTTCTATTCCGCCTATCGCGCCGCCAACGGGAACCGCGATCCACACATCGATTACCTCGGGTTCCACTGGTACGACTATGGCCTGGAGTACCACCTGGACCGGCTCACGAAGTACGGCAAGCCGTTCTGGGTCACCGAGTTCGCCAACTGCCACAGCCAGCCGGATGGCGCGCAGATTGACTCGGCCGCCAAGCAGCGGGTGCAGATGACGGAGATGGTGGCCGTCTGCGAGCGGCGCGAGGACGTGTTCCGCTATGCGTGGTTCACGGGGCGGTGGACGAACGACCCGTGCTTCGCGAGCCTGCTCGGCGCCGCCGGCACGTTGACCGAGCTGGGTGAGCACTACGTGTCACTGCCCACGGGCGCACCGTAG
- a CDS encoding Hsp20/alpha crystallin family protein, which yields MADLPARRGGGMLGAPRGWDPFERMQELLGFDLGRMLGPQGTREGGFAPDFEVKETQDAFIFKADVPGVEEKDLEITLAENRLTISGKREEERRDEGDRYYAYERNYGSFSRTFTLPRGVNADDVQADFKSGVLNVRIPKKSEEQPKRIKVGGERGEKAKA from the coding sequence ATGGCGGACCTACCTGCCCGCAGAGGCGGAGGCATGCTGGGAGCCCCGCGCGGCTGGGACCCCTTCGAGCGCATGCAGGAGCTCTTGGGATTCGACCTCGGCCGGATGCTCGGCCCCCAGGGCACACGGGAAGGCGGCTTCGCGCCCGACTTCGAGGTGAAGGAGACCCAGGATGCCTTCATCTTCAAGGCCGATGTCCCCGGCGTGGAGGAGAAGGACCTGGAAATCACCCTCGCGGAGAACCGGCTGACCATCAGCGGCAAGCGGGAAGAAGAGCGCCGCGACGAAGGCGACCGCTATTACGCCTACGAGCGCAACTATGGCTCGTTCAGCCGCACCTTCACGCTCCCCCGAGGCGTGAATGCCGACGACGTCCAGGCGGACTTCAAGAGTGGCGTCCTCAACGTGCGCATCCCCAAGAAGTCCGAGGAGCAGCCCAAACGCATCAAGGTCGGCGGCGAACGCGGTGAGAAGGCGAAGGCCTGA
- a CDS encoding alcohol dehydrogenase catalytic domain-containing protein, whose amino-acid sequence MKAVVLRSFGEAGNLKMETVPMPRPGRGEVLLRVHACGVCYHDVINRRGNLPRTSVPAILGHEAAGEVIEVGPDTPGWKTGDRAATLQRMSCGDCALCRSGRNSLCKTDNRFFGEELAGGYAQFMVAPVGGLGRVPASLPWNEAATVCCTTGTAVHTVRTRGKVRAGETVLITGASGGVGLSSVQLARLDGARVIAVTSSEAKVQALKEAGADEVIVSRGLDFASDVRKRTQGAGVDVAVEIVGSATFDQTLKSMAPGGRVVVVGNLESGMVQLNPGLVIVKELEILGAYATTQAELDEALRLTATGGVRQFVTDAVPLAEAAKAHFRLENREVAGRLVLVPPEA is encoded by the coding sequence ATGAAAGCCGTCGTACTGCGCAGCTTTGGTGAAGCGGGCAACCTGAAGATGGAGACCGTGCCCATGCCCCGTCCCGGGCGTGGCGAGGTCCTCCTGCGCGTGCATGCCTGTGGCGTCTGCTACCACGACGTCATCAACCGCCGAGGCAACCTGCCCCGCACCAGCGTGCCCGCGATTCTCGGCCACGAGGCCGCAGGTGAAGTCATTGAAGTCGGCCCGGACACGCCGGGCTGGAAGACGGGAGACCGCGCCGCGACGCTCCAGCGCATGTCGTGTGGCGACTGCGCCCTGTGCCGCAGCGGGCGCAACAGCCTCTGCAAGACGGACAACCGCTTCTTCGGCGAGGAGCTGGCCGGTGGCTACGCCCAGTTCATGGTGGCCCCCGTCGGCGGCCTGGGTCGGGTGCCGGCGTCGCTGCCCTGGAACGAGGCGGCCACGGTGTGCTGCACCACCGGCACGGCCGTCCACACGGTGCGCACGCGAGGCAAGGTGCGCGCGGGCGAGACGGTGCTCATCACCGGCGCCAGCGGCGGCGTGGGCCTGTCCTCCGTGCAGCTCGCGCGGCTGGACGGCGCGCGCGTCATCGCGGTGACGTCCAGCGAGGCGAAAGTACAGGCGCTGAAGGAGGCGGGCGCGGACGAGGTCATCGTGTCGCGCGGGCTGGACTTCGCGTCGGACGTCCGCAAGCGCACCCAGGGCGCGGGCGTGGACGTGGCCGTCGAAATCGTCGGCAGCGCCACGTTCGACCAGACGCTGAAGTCCATGGCGCCCGGAGGCCGCGTGGTGGTGGTGGGCAACCTGGAGTCGGGGATGGTGCAGCTCAACCCGGGGCTCGTCATCGTCAAGGAGCTGGAGATCCTGGGGGCCTACGCCACCACACAGGCGGAGCTGGACGAGGCCCTGCGCCTGACGGCCACCGGCGGCGTGCGGCAGTTCGTGACGGACGCGGTGCCCCTGGCCGAGGCCGCGAAGGCTCACTTCCGGCTGGAGAACCGCGAAGTGGCGGGCCGGCTGGTGCTGGTGCCCCCCGAGGCGTGA
- a CDS encoding hydroxymethylglutaryl-CoA synthase family protein: MKKRVGIEALAVAVPSRYVDIEDLARARGVDPAKYTAGLGAQEMAVTDPGEDTVALAATAAARLIRQQGVDPSRIGMLVVGTETGIDHSKPVASHVQGLLKLPRTMRTYDTQHACYGGTAGLMAAVEWIASGAGAGKVAVVICSDIARYGLNTAGEPTQGGGAVALLVSEQPDLLAMHVGLNGVCTMDVYDFWRPVGRREALVDGHYSITCYLEALSGAYRGWREKALAAGLVRWSDTLPGEQLARIAYHVPFCKMARKAHTQLRLCDLEDAAGAAASTAESREAQAKSAASYDAQVATSLGLNSRIGNVYTASLYLALAGMLHREAGALAGQRIGLLSYGSGCAAEFYSGTVGEKAAERMAKADLEAVLAQRERVSIEEYERLMKLPADAPEAVAPSPGAFRLTEIRDHRRQYAEGT, encoded by the coding sequence ATGAAGAAGCGCGTGGGAATCGAAGCGTTGGCGGTCGCGGTGCCGTCCCGGTACGTGGACATCGAAGACCTGGCCCGGGCACGGGGCGTGGACCCGGCCAAGTACACGGCGGGCCTGGGCGCCCAGGAGATGGCCGTCACCGACCCCGGCGAGGACACCGTGGCCCTGGCGGCCACCGCGGCGGCCCGCCTCATCCGTCAGCAGGGCGTGGACCCGTCGCGCATCGGCATGCTGGTGGTGGGCACGGAGACGGGCATCGACCACTCGAAGCCCGTCGCCTCGCACGTGCAGGGCCTGCTGAAGCTGCCGCGCACCATGCGGACCTACGACACGCAGCACGCGTGTTACGGCGGCACCGCCGGGTTGATGGCGGCGGTGGAGTGGATTGCGTCCGGCGCGGGCGCGGGCAAGGTGGCCGTGGTCATCTGTTCGGACATCGCGCGCTATGGGCTGAACACCGCGGGCGAGCCCACCCAGGGCGGCGGCGCGGTGGCGCTGCTGGTCTCCGAGCAACCCGACCTGCTCGCCATGCACGTTGGCCTCAACGGCGTTTGCACCATGGACGTGTATGACTTCTGGCGGCCCGTGGGCCGGCGGGAGGCGCTGGTGGACGGACACTACTCCATCACCTGCTACCTGGAGGCCCTGTCCGGCGCTTACCGGGGCTGGCGCGAGAAGGCCCTGGCGGCGGGCCTGGTCCGCTGGTCGGACACGCTGCCCGGCGAACAGCTGGCGCGCATCGCCTACCACGTACCCTTCTGCAAGATGGCCCGGAAGGCCCACACCCAGCTGCGCCTGTGCGACCTGGAGGATGCGGCGGGCGCGGCGGCTTCGACGGCAGAGTCGCGGGAGGCGCAGGCGAAGTCGGCTGCCAGCTATGACGCGCAGGTGGCGACTTCACTGGGACTCAACTCGCGCATCGGAAACGTGTACACCGCGTCCCTCTACCTGGCGCTGGCGGGAATGCTGCACCGCGAGGCCGGCGCGCTGGCGGGACAGCGCATTGGCCTGCTGTCCTACGGCAGCGGCTGCGCGGCCGAATTCTACTCCGGCACGGTGGGCGAGAAGGCCGCCGAGCGGATGGCGAAGGCGGACCTGGAGGCGGTGCTGGCCCAGCGCGAGCGCGTCTCCATCGAGGAATACGAGCGCCTGATGAAGCTGCCGGCGGATGCGCCCGAGGCCGTGGCCCCGTCGCCCGGTGCCTTCCGGCTGACGGAGATTCGCGACCACCGCCGCCAGTACGCCGAAGGGACCTGA
- a CDS encoding LysM peptidoglycan-binding domain-containing protein, which produces MSTSINSSRRGASSSYKIRKGDTLSELAARFKTSVKELARINKIANPDLIYAGDTLRLPGSAGGRATGHSGKDSFDSGKSGPRSSGGASGGGAVSGGGGVAPGQATPAMRRLAEAGRQAALGMGGYNSQGLCATGVSRAIQNAFGFKVWGNGNQIDDNLPRDKFKQVNMSLEQALKIPGLVLTWESTSTRLGSIYGHTAITTGDGRSSASDFIESNTTNSGRSGFKVFMPLI; this is translated from the coding sequence ATGTCCACGTCCATCAATTCGAGCCGCAGGGGAGCATCTTCCTCCTACAAGATTCGCAAGGGGGACACCCTCTCGGAGCTCGCCGCTCGCTTCAAGACGTCGGTGAAGGAATTGGCGCGCATCAACAAGATCGCCAATCCGGACCTCATCTACGCGGGTGACACGCTGCGCCTCCCCGGGAGCGCTGGCGGCCGCGCCACGGGCCACAGCGGCAAGGATTCCTTCGACTCTGGCAAGAGCGGTCCGCGGAGCTCCGGCGGTGCGTCGGGTGGCGGAGCGGTCAGCGGGGGCGGCGGCGTGGCCCCGGGCCAGGCGACCCCCGCGATGCGCAGGCTCGCCGAGGCGGGCCGCCAGGCCGCGCTGGGCATGGGCGGGTACAACAGCCAGGGCCTGTGCGCCACGGGCGTGAGCCGGGCCATCCAGAACGCCTTCGGCTTCAAGGTCTGGGGCAACGGCAACCAGATCGACGACAACCTGCCGCGCGACAAGTTCAAGCAGGTCAACATGTCGCTCGAGCAGGCGCTGAAGATTCCGGGCCTCGTCCTCACCTGGGAGAGCACCTCCACTCGGCTGGGCAGCATCTACGGCCACACGGCCATCACCACCGGCGACGGCCGTTCGTCCGCCAGCGACTTCATCGAGAGCAACACGACCAACAGCGGCCGCAGCGGGTTCAAGGTCTTCATGCCCCTCATCTAG
- a CDS encoding CoA-transferase subunit beta gives MSATLDITPAETVVALLARQIDDGGVVATGVASPLAILAIAVARATHAPDLTYLACVGSLDPEIPTLLPSSEDLGYLDGRSAEITIPDLFDHARRGRVDTVFFGAAEVDAEGRTNMTASGSLDKPRTKFPGVAGAATLRQWVRRPVLLVPRQSRRNLVPEVQVATTRDPRRPVTLISDLGVFELGASGARLLARHPWASEESIAERTGFAFQVPESLPVTPLPDARTVAAIRAIDPHGYRDALVGA, from the coding sequence CTGGACATCACCCCGGCGGAGACCGTGGTCGCCCTGCTGGCGCGGCAGATTGATGACGGCGGCGTGGTGGCCACGGGCGTGGCTTCACCGCTGGCCATCCTGGCCATCGCCGTGGCGCGCGCGACGCATGCGCCGGACCTGACGTACCTGGCCTGCGTGGGCTCGCTGGACCCGGAGATTCCCACGCTTTTGCCCTCCTCCGAGGACCTGGGCTACCTGGATGGCCGGTCCGCGGAAATCACCATTCCGGACCTGTTCGACCACGCGCGGCGCGGCCGGGTGGACACCGTCTTCTTCGGCGCGGCCGAGGTGGATGCCGAAGGCCGCACCAACATGACGGCCAGCGGCAGCCTGGACAAGCCGCGGACGAAGTTCCCCGGCGTGGCGGGCGCCGCGACGCTGCGGCAGTGGGTGCGCCGGCCGGTGTTGCTGGTGCCGCGCCAGTCGCGCCGCAACCTGGTGCCGGAGGTGCAGGTCGCCACCACGAGAGACCCTCGCCGGCCGGTGACGCTCATCTCCGACCTGGGCGTGTTCGAACTGGGCGCGTCCGGCGCACGGCTGCTCGCGCGGCACCCGTGGGCCTCGGAAGAGAGCATCGCGGAGCGCACCGGCTTCGCCTTCCAGGTCCCCGAATCGCTGCCCGTCACCCCGCTGCCGGATGCCCGCACGGTGGCGGCCATTCGCGCCATCGATCCGCACGGCTACCGCGACGCGCTCGTCGGCGCCTGA
- a CDS encoding SgcJ/EcaC family oxidoreductase: MMRRALPLPFLATLLLLASACATTGTAPAEADILQLVSDQAEAWNRQDAVAWSKDFAPDAAFINIVGTVFEGRDEIQERHAGIFATIFKGSQNQVTVRKVQFIQEDLAIVDTTHEVTGHPGLPPGVQETEPGLLRTQMRYVMKHVNGQWQILAGQNTDVKPRPQAAAPQTP, encoded by the coding sequence ATGATGCGCCGCGCCCTTCCCCTTCCCTTCCTGGCCACCCTCCTCCTGCTGGCGTCCGCGTGCGCGACCACCGGCACGGCGCCAGCGGAGGCAGACATCCTCCAACTCGTGAGTGACCAGGCGGAGGCCTGGAACCGCCAGGACGCGGTGGCCTGGTCCAAGGACTTCGCCCCGGACGCGGCCTTCATCAACATCGTTGGCACCGTCTTCGAGGGCCGCGATGAAATCCAGGAGCGCCACGCGGGCATCTTCGCCACCATCTTCAAGGGCAGCCAGAACCAGGTCACCGTGCGCAAGGTCCAGTTCATCCAGGAGGACCTGGCCATTGTCGACACCACGCACGAGGTGACGGGCCATCCCGGCCTGCCCCCCGGCGTCCAGGAAACCGAGCCCGGCCTGCTGCGCACGCAGATGCGGTACGTGATGAAGCACGTGAACGGGCAGTGGCAAATCCTGGCCGGCCAGAACACGGACGTGAAGCCCAGGCCCCAGGCGGCCGCGCCCCAGACGCCCTGA
- a CDS encoding HMA2 domain-containing protein, producing the protein MRLDPDSGAIEGEWLLLVHHSPGRLRVRASCFRDDAGLADRVRGELGETQGVFGTVHSPLTGSLLIEYSPGAADVESLLAAIVDTAGLDGIVDAKFMAKSRKAPAEHVVSGARWLDGLARELTGAGLYELIPVVLTATGIYSLVANPSQKGWLPRWDNALYWAYSVFRDGVREQEQEDAARVSGTVAFRPRPHA; encoded by the coding sequence ATGAGGCTCGACCCGGACTCGGGCGCCATCGAAGGGGAGTGGTTGTTGCTCGTGCACCACTCCCCGGGCCGGCTTCGTGTTCGCGCGAGCTGCTTCCGAGATGACGCGGGCCTCGCGGACCGCGTGCGCGGTGAGCTGGGGGAGACGCAAGGGGTGTTCGGCACCGTCCATTCTCCACTCACGGGCAGCTTGCTCATCGAGTACAGCCCGGGCGCGGCCGACGTGGAATCGCTCCTGGCGGCCATCGTCGACACGGCGGGCCTGGACGGCATCGTCGACGCCAAGTTCATGGCGAAGTCGCGGAAGGCCCCGGCTGAGCACGTGGTGAGTGGCGCCCGGTGGCTGGACGGACTGGCCCGTGAGCTGACGGGGGCGGGGCTCTACGAGTTGATTCCCGTGGTGCTGACGGCCACGGGCATCTACTCGCTGGTCGCGAACCCGTCGCAGAAGGGCTGGCTGCCTCGCTGGGACAACGCGCTGTACTGGGCCTACAGCGTGTTCCGTGACGGTGTGCGAGAGCAGGAGCAGGAAGACGCCGCGCGCGTCAGCGGGACGGTGGCCTTCCGGCCCCGGCCCCACGCGTGA